Proteins encoded together in one Salvelinus fontinalis isolate EN_2023a chromosome 6, ASM2944872v1, whole genome shotgun sequence window:
- the LOC129857985 gene encoding toll-like receptor 6, protein MRAVAVTLWAVAALMEVHQSTPSSSEIHTIIVNLSSKNISSVPRNLPPCTEALDLSQNNIHKLGHEDFQVTTHLRFLNLSWNVLEDIDPETFHPTPLLESLDLSHNQLQNLSDQRYLLLALNVRDLDLTFNMFHTMTLGVEFHSLTKLERLGLGAKIIRVEDFINIPDVHLQTLTLRLENLTAYESGSLSDVQAAKVSIGLTNKPTDRNLIADALLMFNEVELMGMNISGYPSYLVELVKERRAVNTTHLYLTNMAITWKHLTNTINAVFESPIIHLSTSDVAIHIPPLSDTPGRNTSHTKSFSARRAEVVSFFFSLEVLCNFFINMPVERLAMTETSIIHMTCPKSPSGILQLDFSDCALTDTVFSRVEQQIIVECTTLNKVNILVLRGNNLRCLQTLSKRVQNMISLRHLDLSLNSLVYSGQECYWPPNIIHLNLSSNGLSESVFSCLPNGTVSLDLQNNQIFTVPETLLALDSLLALDLSANRLRDLPVCAGFPHLKYLLLRENSLHAPSVSVLETCPVLQALDASRNPFTCTCGLRGFRDLGAGTGLGSGHPAIQLLHWPGAYRCSYPEAWRNSTLEGFQIPEISCNVGLLATAILCPAVAVIIVMVTLCHHLDVPWYLGMIWQWTRAKHRARTQQVRPEELEGVVFHAFVSYSQHDADWVKGQLLPNLEGSGGGLHICRHERDFIPGKTIVENIIQCVERSRRCVFILSRHFVRSEWCHYELYFASHQRLTRGSDSVILVLLEPLPRYMIPSKYYQLKAMMGRHTYLEWPQDRGKHRLFWANLRAALQADLPTAPVRDDMDE, encoded by the coding sequence ATGAGGGCTGTGGCAGTCACCCTCTGGGCCGTGGCTGCGTTAATGGAAGTCCATCAGAGCACCCCCTCCTCCTCAGAAATCCATACCATTATTGTCAACCTCTCCTCCAAAAACATATCCTCTGTTCCCAGAAACCTACCTCCATGCACCGAAGCCCTGGACCTCTCCCAGAACAACATACACAAACTTGGCCATGAGGATTTCCAAGTCACAACTCACCTGAGATTCCTCAACTTGTCTTGGAATGTCTTGGAAGATATCGATCCGGAGACGTTTCATCCCACTCCGCTCCTGGAGAGTCTGGACCTCTCACACAACCAGCTCCAGAACTTATCTGATCAACGGTACTTGCTGTTAGCGCTGAACGTCAGAGACCTAGATCTGACCTTTAACATGTTCCACACCATGACCCTGGGGGTGGAGTTTCACAGCCTGACGAAGCTGGAGAGACTGGGGCTCGGAGCAAAAATCATCAGGGTGGAGGATTTCATCAACATCCCTGACGTACACCTGCAAACTTTGACCCTTCGTCTGGAGAATCTCACAGCCTATGAGAGCGGCAGCCTGAGTGACGTCCAGGCGGCGAAGGTCAGCATCGGCCTGACGAACAAACCCACCGATCGAAATCTGATCGCAGACGCCCTGTTGATGTTCAACGAGGTTGAGCTGATGGGTATGAACATCAGTGGCTACCCCAGTTACCTGGTGGAACTTGTGAAGGAGAGAAGGGCAGTCAACACCACACATCTTTACCTGACAAATATGGCCATCACCTGGAAGCACCTGACAAACACCATAAACGCTGTGTTCGAATCCCCCATCATCCACCTGAGCACTTCAGACGTGGCCATCCACATTCCACCTTTGAGTGACACCCCAGGAAGAAACACGTCCCACACTAAATCCTTCTCTGCCAGGCGAGCGGAGGTGGTTAGCTTTTTCTTCTCCCTGGAAGTCCTCTGTAACTTCTTCATAAACATGCCGGTGGAGCGCCTGGCGATGACTGAGACATCCATCATACACATGACCTGCCCCAAGTCGCCCAGCGGGATACTGCAGCTAGACTTCTCAGATTGTGCCTTGACTGATACGGTCTTCTCCAGAGTAGAACAGCAAATCATTGTAGAGTGTACAACCCTGAATAAAGTAAACATCCTGGTTCTGAGAGGGAACAATCTCAGGTGCCTTCAAACCCTGAGCAAAAGGGTCCAGAACATGATCTCTCTGCGTCACCTGGACCTCAGCCTCAACTCGTTGGTTTACAGCGGCCAGGAATGCTACTGGCCACCGAACATTATCCACCTGAACCTATCTTCCAATGGGCTGAGTGAGTCGGTATTTAGCTGCCTGCCGAATGGCACCGTCAGCCTGGACCTCCAGAACAACCAGATCTTCACTGTACCAGAGACCCTGCTGGCCCTGGACTCCCTCCTGGCCCTGGACCTGAGTGCCAACCGGCTGAGGGACCTCCCGGTGTGCGCTGGATTCCCACACCTTAAGTATCTCCTTCTTAGGGAAAACTCCCTCCATGCCCCATCTGTGAGCGTTCTGGAGACTTGCCCTGTTCTACAGGCTCTAGATGCCAGCCGAAACCCCTTCACCTGTACGTGTGGCCTGAGGGGCTTCAGGGATCTGGGTGCTGGGACTGGCCTGGGCAGCGGACACCCTGCAATCCAACTTCTCCACTGGCCAGGAGCCTATCGCTGCAGCTATCCCGAAGCCTGGAGGAACTCCACACTGGAGGGCTTCCAGATCCCTGAGATCTCTTGCAATGTCGGCCTGCTGGCAACGGCCATCTTGTGCCCGGCAGTGGCTGTTATCATTGTTATGGTGACTCTGTGCCACCACCTGGACGTTCCGTGGTACCTGGGCATGATCTGGCAGTGGACCCGGGCAAAGCACCGTGCCAGGACCCAGCAGGTCCGGCCCGAGGAACTGGAGGGGGTTGTGTTCCACGCCTTTGTGTCCTACAGCCAGCATGATGCAGACTGGGTCAAGGGTCAGCTCTTGCCTAATCTGGAAGGCTCCGGCGGGGGCCTCCACATCTGCCGCCATGAGAGGGACTTCATCCCGGGGAAGACGATCGTGGAGAACATCATCCAATGCGTGGAGAGGAGCCGGCGCTGTGTGTTCATCCTCTCTCGCCACTTTGTCCGAAGCGAGTGGTGCCACTATGAGCTGTACTTCGCCAGCCACCAGCGGTTGACCCGAGGGTCTGACAGTGTGATCCTGGTGCTCCTGGAGCCTCTGCCTCGGTACATGATCCCCTCCAAGTACTATCAGCTAAAGGCCATGATGGGCAGACACACCTATCTGGAGTGGCCCCAGGACAGGGGCAAGCACAGGCTGTTCTGGGCCAATCTCAGGGCTGCACTGCAGGCTGACCTGCCCACTGCACCTGTACGAGACGACATGgatgagtga